The Panicum hallii strain FIL2 chromosome 9, PHallii_v3.1, whole genome shotgun sequence genome has a window encoding:
- the LOC112877822 gene encoding protein argonaute MEL1-like isoform X1, whose translation MVTLVDPEKKEKERVEREYKITIRIAERTDMYHLHQFLRGRQRDMPQETIQVLDVVLRESPSWNYVTVSRSFFSTTFGHRGDIGEGLECWRGYYQSLRPTQMGLSLNIDISATSFFKPVTVIKFVEEFLSIRDTSRPLSDRDRVKIKKALRGVRIETNHQQDQIRRYKITVVTSMPMSQLIFPVDEKGTRQTVVQYFWEKYNYRLKYGSWPCLQAGSDMRPVYLPMEVCKIVEGQRYSKKMVLHNNYVEDKFAQEFGIKVCNDLVSVEARVLPPPLLKYHDSGREKTCVPSVGQWNMINKKMINGGTIDNWTCLNFSRMPPEEVQRFCMDLTHMCNATGMNVIPRPFVEVKSAGPNHIENALRDVHRRATQMVAQQGMGNQLQLLIVILPQVSGSYGKIKRVCETEIGIVSQCCLPKYLENVALKINVKIGGRNTVLERAFVHNGIPFEVPTIIFGADFTHAPPGENSASSIAAVVASMDWLEITKYRGLVSAQPHRQEIIEDLFAVSKDPQKGHNVNGGMIRELLIAFRRKTNRRPERIIFYRDGVSEGQFSHVLLHEMDAIRKACASLEEGYLPPVTFVVVQKRHHTRLFPEVHGRRDMTDKSGNILPGTVVDQRICHPTEFDFYMCSHPGIQVAINPEPKSRATNREVLNELVKLHRKSTLGGKLPAYDGRKSLYTAGSLPFDSEEFMVTLVDPEKEEKERVEREYKITIRIAERTDMYHLHQFLRGRQRDMPQETIQVLDVVLRESPSWNYVTVSRSFFSTTFGHRGDIGEGLECWRGYYQSLRPTQMGLSLNIDISATSVFKPVTVIKFVEEFLSIRDTSRPLSDRDRVKIKKALRRVCIETNHQQDQIRRCKITGVTPMPMSQLMFGVSTKVEEHIHRNIATFLVKVEGTSISVRQNLSTTTIKMLVEHACDKRGIRNYDGYPVFLGKVLDDTKLLSDCKVCNNCIVEVRGRGRAGRERRIKCTTFDDEMKDIDLFSVVSPLSKTLTNTKTQEKSATFLSGQAKWYGRQVFISLCRMHFRKRSLDGKFNASHILFHDGRVVFDESCMEVDFTGHSCKNDYGVIAEIFKKWFRIPDKAEKEVGSYYGWSERVEDVPAMYDTLVYDPFRRVDAPEETLYTENLRSCLKFARNHFRHARPDLSLERVEASFSLNLVDFLPMILQAIVKSFEGPPAFDMVTLLGDHVADIKCKRDVDAENPAKVIASPAKKPKISFSLQKK comes from the exons ATGGTTACCCTGGTTGATCCGGAaaagaaggagaaagaaag GGTGGAGAGAGAATACAAGATCACAATTCGAATTGCTGAAAGAACAGACATGTACCACCTTCACCAGTTTCTGCGTGGAAGACAGAGGGACATGCCTCAGGAGACCATACAAGTACTTGATGTTGTCCTCAGGGAGTCTCCGTCTTGGAA TTATGTTACAGTATCCAGATCCTTTTTCTCTACTACTTTTGGTCACAGAGGAGACATCGGCGAGGGGCTTGAGTGTTGGAGAGGTTACTACCAGAGCCTACGCCCAACACAAATGGGGCTTTCACTGAATATAG ATATATCCGCAACATCATTTTTTAAGCCTGTGACAGTGATCAAATTTGTGGAGGAGTTCCTCAGCATACGTGATACCTCTCGGCCTTTGTCAGACAGAGATCGTGTGAAG ATAAAGAAAGCACTACGTGGAGTTCGTATTGAAACAAATCATCAACAGgaccagattagaagatacaaGATAACTGTGGTTACTTCCATGCCTATGAGCCAGCTGAT ATTTCCTGTTGATGAGAAAGGAACTAGACAGACAGTTGTGCAGTACTTTTGGGAAAAATATAACTACAGATTGAAGTATGGTTCTTGGCCCTGTCTTCAGGCTGGCAGTGATATGCGGCCCGTATATTTGCCTATGGAG GTTTGCAAGATTGTTGAGGGGCAGAGATACTCTAAGAAG ATGGTTCTGCATAACAATTACGTGGAGGATAAGTTTGCTCAGGAATTTGGCATCAAAGTCTGCAATGACCTTGTTTCTGTTGAAGCCCGCGTGCTGCCTCCACCCTTG TTGAAATATCATGACTCTGGTAGGGAGAAAACTTGTGTGCCAAGTGTTGGACAATGGAACATGATCAATAAG AAAATGATCAATGGAGGAACTATTGATAACTGGACTTGTTTGAACTTTTCACGCATGCCTCCTGAGGAGGTACAGAGGTTCTGTATGGATCTGACTCATATGTGCAATGCCACTGGAATG AATGTCATTCCACGTCCATTTGTTGAAGTCAAGTCAGCTGGTCCTAACCATATAGAGAATGCTTTGAGAGATGTACACAGGAGGGCCACACAAATGGTTGCCCAACAGGGAATGGGAAATCAGCTACAGCTTCTAATTGTAATTCTGCCTCAAGTTAGTGGTTCTTATG GAAAAATCAAAAGAGTCTGTGAGACTGAAATCGGAATTGTATCTCAATGTTGCTTGCCAAAATATCTGGAAAATGTTGCACTCAAAATCAATGTCAAG ATTGGAGGGCGCAACACAGTTCTTGAGCGAGCCTTTGTACACAATGGCATACCCTTTGAAGTCCCAACTATCATCTTTGGCGCTGATTTCACACACGCACCACCAGGAGAGAACTCTGCATCATCCATTGCTGCT GTGGTGGCATCAATGGACTGGCTAGAAATCACCAAGTACAGAGGTCTGGTATCTGCTCAACCACACCGACAAGAGATAATAGAAGATCTATTTGCTGTCAGTAAAGATCCACAGAAGGGGCACAATGTTAATGGTGGCATGATCAG GGAGCTACTGATTGCTTTCCGCAGGAAAACAAACCGCAGGCCTGAGAGGATAATATTCTATAG GGATGGTGTAAGTGAAGGTCAGTTCAGCCATGTGCTGCTTCATGAAATGGATGCTATCAGAAAG GCTTGTGCTTCTTTGGAGGAAGGATATCTACCTCCAGTCACGTTTGTGGTTGTCCAGAAAAGGCATCACACGAGGCTTTTCCCTGAGGTTCATGGAAGGCGTGATATGACTGACAAAAGTGGAAACATTCTTCCAG GAACTGTGGTTGACCAAAGGATTTGTCATCCTACTGAGTTTGATTTCTACATGTGTAGTCATCCAGGTATTCAG GTTGCCATTAATCCCGAGCCAAAGTCAAGAGCAACGAACAGGGAAGTTCTTAATGAACTCGTCAAGTTGCATAGGAAGTCAACTCTGGGTGGCAAATTGCCTGCCTATGATGGACGGAAGAGTCTGTATACTGCTGGTTCGCTTCCTTTTGATTCAGAGGAGTTTATGGTTACCCTGGTTGATCCGGAAAAGGAGGAGAAAGAAAG GGTGGAGAGAGAATACAAGATCACAATTCGAATTGCTGAAAGAACAGACATGTACCACCTTCACCAGTTTCTGCGTGGAAGACAGAGGGACATGCCTCAGGAGACCATACAAGTACTTGATGTTGTCCTCAGGGAGTCTCCGTCTTGGAA TTATGTTACAGTATCCAGATCCTTTTTCTCTACTACTTTTGGTCACAGAGGAGACATCGGCGAGGGGCTTGAGTGTTGGAGAGGTTACTACCAGAGCCTACGCCCAACACAAATGGGGCTTTCACTGAATATAG ATATATCTGCAACATCAGTTTTTAAGCCTGTGACAGTGATCAAATTTGTGGAGGAGTTCCTCAGCATACGTGATACCTCTCGGCCTTTGTCAGACAGAGATCGTGTGAAG ATAAAGAAAGCACTACGCAGAGTTTGCATTGAAACAAATCATCAACAGGACCAGATCAGAAGATGCAAAATAACTGGGGTTACTCCCATGCCTATGAGCCAGCTGAT GTTTGGCGTGTCAACTAAAGTAGAAGAACATATTCACAGGAACATTGCCACT TTTTTGGTTAAAGTTGAGGGTACATCCATCTCTGTCCGACAAAACTTGAGCACCACAACAATCAAAATGTTGGTAGAACATGCATGTGACAAGAGAGGCATCAGGAATTACGACGGTTACCCTGTTTTTCTTGGAAAGGTCTTAGATGATACTAAGCTTCTCTCTGACTGCAAAGTCTGCAACAATTGCATAGTCGAAGTCAGGGGCAGGGGCAGGGCTGGCCG GGAAAGACGGATCAAGTGCACAACTTTTGATGATGAAATGAAAGATATTGATCTGTTCAGTGTGGTTTCCCCTCTTTCTAAGACTTTAACAAACACTAAAACCCAAGAAAAGAGTGCAACATTCTTATCTGGGCAAGCTAAATGGTATGGTCGCCAAGTGTTTATCTCCTTGTGCAGGATGCACTTCAGAAAAAGGAGCTTGGATGGAAAATTTAATGCAAGTCACATCCTCTTTCATGATGGACGGGTTGTGTTTGATGAGAGTTGCATGGAGGTGGATTTTACTGGACATTCCTGCAAAAATGACTACGGTGTGATCGCAGAAATCTTTAAGAAATGGTTTCGTATCCCTGATAAAGCAGAGAAAGAAG TTGGAAGCTATTATGGTTGGAGTGAAAGAGTTGAAGATGTTCCTGCAATGTATGATACTCTAGTGTATGATCCTTTTAGGAGGGTTGATGCACCAGAAGAGACTCTTTATACTGAGAACCTAAGGAGTTGCTTGAAATTTGCTAGAAACCACTTCAGGCATGCAAGACCTGAT CTTTCGTTGGAGAGAGTTGAAGCCTCATTTTCTTTGAATTTGGTGGACTTTCTACCCATGATACTACAAGCAATTGTCAAGAGTTTTGAAGGACCCCCTGCATTTGACATGGTGACATT GCTTGGCGACCATGTTGCAGACATAAAGTGCAAGAGAGATGTAGACGCGGAGAATCCTGCAAAAG TGATTGCGTCTCCTGCTAAGAAGCCGAAAATAAGCTTTT CGTTACAGAAAAAATGA